Part of the bacterium genome is shown below.
GGATAGCCCGGAGGATGGGCAATGCCTAATGTCCAGGTACAGGTTATTAGCTCACCAGAATCATGAAACCCAACAGTTGGCGTTAAGGTATGCAAATAAACCCCAAATGAAATAAAAAAAACAAGAAGGCCAAATAGATAATCTATTGTTTTGAAAGGGATTAACCGCTCATCCTTGCTTTTCATAAACCCCATTATATATCGCCCTTAATCAAAAAGGCAAGTTAAAAACTTGGTTGGTAAAAACACCTAGGACTTTTATTTACCCAATCTTCTCAATAAAGTCTTTTGCTGTTTTTAATGCTTCTTTTACTACATTTACAGAACGCAAATTGCCTCTATAATAGCCTGCGATATGCAATTCTTCATAGATAGTATCATTTTTGTAAGCCCCTTTT
Proteins encoded:
- a CDS encoding DUF2723 domain-containing protein translates to MKSKDERLIPFKTIDYLFGLLVFFISFGVYLHTLTPTVGFHDSGELITCTWTLGIAHPPGYP